The following are from one region of the bacterium genome:
- a CDS encoding nucleotidyltransferase domain-containing protein, whose protein sequence is MNLEFYSEKRLKGEILEIIGKYLNLDDYKIFFFGSRVSGDNFLRSDIDIGIEGAKELPIEVKFKIEEDIERLPTLYRFEFVDFKRVSNDFKKEALKFVEYIR, encoded by the coding sequence ATGAACCTTGAGTTTTATTCGGAAAAAAGATTAAAAGGGGAAATTTTAGAAATTATTGGTAAATATTTAAACCTTGATGATTATAAGATTTTTTTCTTTGGTTCAAGGGTTTCGGGAGATAATTTCCTGCGTTCGGATATTGATATTGGTATTGAAGGAGCAAAAGAACTTCCCATTGAGGTAAAATTTAAAATTGAGGAAGATATAGAGAGGCTGCCAACATTATATAGGTTTGAATTTGTTGATTTCAAAAGGGTTTCAAATGATTTTAAAAAGGAGGCATTAAAATTTGTTGAATATATTAGATGA